The proteins below come from a single Kosakonia sp. SMBL-WEM22 genomic window:
- a CDS encoding ABC transporter permease, whose amino-acid sequence MEGSKRCHNRVLLLLVVLGGLAAWLPFINYAPNRLVSGEGRALWQLFSGLWLLAPALLLILCFVPGRSAQAATLLLAELLFCLLVWSAGRAATDLAQSGSALARTSPGSGLWLWLALSLLACSDAIRRLVAHPVWRWLLHVQIWLLPLWLLLSGELDNLSLLHEYRNRQEVFDDALAQHLTLLFGTLLPALAIGFALGLWCYRHPARQGPVFTALNIIQTIPSVALFGLLIAPLAGLAQHFPFLASLGIAGTGITPALIALILYALLPLVRGVVAGLNEVSADVLESAQAMGMSAAQRFWQVRIPLALPLLLRSLRVVAVQTVGMAVIAALIGAGGFGALVFQGLLSSALDLVLLGVIPVIGLAVAIDALFGLALALLKVKHHD is encoded by the coding sequence ATGGAGGGATCGAAACGCTGCCACAACCGCGTGCTATTGCTGCTGGTTGTGCTGGGAGGGCTGGCGGCGTGGCTGCCGTTTATCAACTATGCGCCAAACCGACTGGTTTCCGGCGAGGGGCGCGCGCTGTGGCAGCTCTTCAGCGGCCTGTGGCTGCTTGCGCCCGCGCTTCTGCTGATCCTCTGCTTTGTGCCGGGGCGCAGTGCGCAGGCGGCAACGCTGCTGCTAGCGGAGCTTCTCTTCTGCCTGCTGGTGTGGAGCGCAGGCCGCGCAGCAACGGATCTGGCGCAGAGCGGCAGTGCGCTGGCGCGCACCTCGCCCGGCAGCGGCTTATGGCTATGGTTGGCGCTCAGCCTGCTCGCCTGTAGCGATGCCATTCGCCGCCTTGTTGCTCACCCGGTGTGGCGCTGGCTGCTGCATGTGCAGATTTGGCTGTTGCCGCTCTGGCTGCTGCTTAGCGGCGAGCTGGATAACCTCTCGCTGCTGCATGAGTACCGCAACCGCCAGGAGGTGTTTGATGACGCGCTGGCGCAGCACTTAACCTTGCTGTTCGGCACGCTGCTCCCGGCATTAGCCATCGGTTTCGCGCTCGGGCTGTGGTGTTATCGCCATCCGGCGCGGCAGGGGCCGGTCTTCACCGCCCTCAACATTATTCAGACCATCCCCTCGGTGGCGCTGTTTGGCCTGCTGATCGCGCCGCTTGCCGGGCTGGCGCAGCACTTTCCGTTCCTCGCCTCATTAGGTATTGCCGGTACCGGCATCACGCCAGCACTGATTGCGCTTATTCTCTATGCCCTGTTACCGCTGGTACGCGGCGTGGTTGCCGGGCTGAACGAGGTCTCCGCCGATGTGCTGGAGAGCGCGCAGGCGATGGGGATGAGTGCGGCGCAGCGCTTCTGGCAGGTGCGGATCCCGCTGGCGCTACCGCTGTTACTGCGCAGCCTGCGGGTGGTGGCGGTTCAGACGGTCGGCATGGCGGTGATCGCCGCACTGATTGGCGCAGGCGGCTTTGGCGCGCTGGTCTTCCAGGGGCTACTCAGCAGCGCGCTGGATTTAGTGCTGCTCGGAGTGATCCCGGTTATTGGCCTGGCGGTGGCGATTGACGCACTTTTTGGCCTTGCCCTCGCGCTGTTGAAGGTAAAACACCATGATTGA
- a CDS encoding ABC transporter ATP-binding protein — protein MIEFHNVSKNFAGQRAVNQLNLQMKSGAFSVLIGTSGSGKSTTLKMINRLVEHDEGAITFAGEEIRSLPVLELRRRMGYAIQSIGLFPHWTVAQNIATVLQLQKWSRGKRDARVDELMALLGLEPGLRDRFPHQLSGGQQQRVGVARALAADPEVLLMDEPFGALDPVTRSALQQEMVRIHRLLGRTIVLVTHDIDEALQLADHLVLMDGGNVVQQGTPLEMLTAPQSDFVREFFGRSELGVRLLSLRQVSDYLRDEPVSHGQPLQAQMSLREALSAFVAQRSEVLPVQDANGQPCGSLHFRDLLRGEAAGENIA, from the coding sequence ATGATTGAATTTCACAACGTTTCCAAAAATTTTGCCGGGCAGCGAGCGGTAAATCAGCTCAATTTGCAGATGAAAAGCGGTGCCTTTTCGGTACTCATTGGTACCTCCGGCTCGGGAAAATCGACCACCCTGAAGATGATTAACCGCCTTGTCGAACATGATGAGGGGGCCATCACCTTTGCCGGAGAGGAGATCCGCAGCCTACCGGTGCTTGAACTGCGCCGCCGCATGGGCTACGCCATTCAGTCGATTGGGCTCTTTCCCCACTGGACGGTGGCGCAAAACATCGCCACCGTGCTGCAACTGCAAAAATGGTCACGCGGCAAGCGCGACGCGCGGGTGGATGAGCTGATGGCGCTGCTCGGGCTGGAGCCGGGGCTGCGCGATCGCTTTCCACACCAACTCTCCGGCGGGCAGCAGCAGCGTGTCGGCGTTGCTCGCGCGCTGGCCGCCGACCCGGAAGTGCTGTTGATGGATGAACCTTTTGGCGCGCTCGACCCGGTTACCCGCAGCGCCCTGCAGCAGGAGATGGTACGCATTCACCGCCTGCTCGGGCGCACCATTGTGCTGGTGACCCACGATATTGATGAGGCGTTGCAGTTAGCCGATCATCTGGTTCTGATGGATGGCGGCAACGTGGTGCAGCAGGGGACGCCGCTGGAGATGCTGACCGCGCCGCAGAGTGATTTTGTGCGTGAGTTTTTTGGCCGCAGCGAGCTGGGCGTGCGCCTGCTCTCCCTGCGCCAGGTGAGCGACTATCTGCGCGACGAACCGGTCAGCCACGGACAGCCGTTGCAGGCGCAGATGAGCCTGCGCGAGGCGCTCTCTGCCTTTGTCGCCCAGCGCAGCGAGGTGCTGCCGGTGCAGGATGCTAACGGGCAGCCCTGCGGCAGCCTCCATTTTCGCGATCTGTTACGCGGGGAGGCGGCTGGTGAAAATATTGCGTGA